In a genomic window of Cytobacillus sp. FSL H8-0458:
- a CDS encoding phage portal protein: protein MGLLDKIFGKKSESNSGTRFELLNDTGEGYYSWNGTIYKSDIVRACIRPKAKAIGKLIGKHIRENASEFKVNPDVNIRFLLEEPNPLMTGQVFQEKMATQLELNHNAFAYIKRDEFGTPLEIYPITCVSVDVVEGLQGDIYLKFYFRNGKTMTVPYVDIIHLRKDFNENEFFGESPIPALVGLMEIVTTTDQGIVKAIKNSSIIKWILKFNNVLKEEDKEVQVKTFVKNYLAMDNDNGGAAATDSRYDLQQVKQESYVPNAEQMKETMQRILSFFNTNEKIIKSEYTEDEWNAYYESQIEPEAMQLSGEYTRKLFSRKMRGFGNRITFEASNLNYASMSTKLGLVQMVDRGAMTPNEWRTVLNLIPIEGGDKPIRRLDTALVEDKKKTNQVEGGDKNGTDGEKGTGN from the coding sequence TTGGGATTATTGGATAAAATTTTTGGGAAAAAGTCTGAGTCTAACTCTGGTACAAGATTTGAATTACTTAATGATACAGGTGAGGGGTACTATTCCTGGAATGGGACAATTTACAAAAGTGACATTGTACGAGCGTGTATTCGTCCAAAAGCTAAAGCAATTGGAAAGCTTATAGGGAAGCACATAAGAGAGAATGCAAGTGAATTTAAAGTGAATCCTGATGTTAATATTCGTTTCTTACTTGAAGAGCCTAACCCATTAATGACAGGACAAGTATTTCAGGAAAAGATGGCGACACAATTGGAACTAAATCACAATGCTTTTGCATATATCAAGCGAGATGAATTTGGAACGCCTCTTGAAATATATCCTATTACATGCGTATCTGTTGATGTTGTGGAGGGTCTACAAGGTGATATTTATTTAAAGTTCTATTTTAGAAATGGAAAGACCATGACTGTTCCTTATGTTGACATTATTCACTTAAGAAAAGACTTCAATGAAAATGAATTCTTTGGTGAAAGTCCAATTCCAGCTTTAGTCGGACTTATGGAAATTGTAACAACTACAGATCAAGGAATTGTCAAAGCCATTAAAAATAGTTCAATCATTAAATGGATATTGAAATTCAATAATGTTCTAAAAGAAGAGGATAAAGAAGTACAAGTTAAAACTTTCGTTAAAAATTATCTTGCTATGGACAATGACAATGGTGGAGCAGCTGCAACAGATAGTCGTTATGATTTACAGCAAGTAAAACAAGAAAGCTATGTACCTAATGCAGAGCAGATGAAAGAGACTATGCAGAGAATACTTAGCTTTTTTAATACCAATGAAAAGATTATCAAGAGTGAATATACCGAAGATGAGTGGAATGCTTATTATGAGTCTCAGATTGAGCCTGAAGCAATGCAATTGTCTGGTGAATATACTCGTAAACTATTCTCTAGAAAAATGAGGGGGTTTGGTAATCGAATTACTTTTGAAGCGTCTAACCTTAATTACGCCTCCATGTCTACAAAGCTTGGATTAGTACAGATGGTGGATAGGGGAGCAATGACACCAAATGAGTGGCGTACTGTCTTAAATCTTATTCCTATTGAAGGTGGAGATAAGCCTATTCGAAGACTAGATACAGCTTTAGTTGAAGATAAGAAGAAAACTAATCAGGTTGAAGGGGGTGATAAAAATGGAACAGACGGAGAAAAGGGAACTGGTAACTGA
- a CDS encoding terminase large subunit, producing MITYPLDYNPIIEYYNKIESGEEVVSLKVRKVYQNLINIMNDENSIWEYDARKANHAIEFVENFCKHSQGTNNPFIMELWQKAMTSALFGFVHKIDGTRKHREFILIVARKNGKSAWGSAIALYMMVADGESGPQIVSAATKKDQAKIIWSEAKRMVKKSPVLRKRIKTLVGEIASEFNEGTFKPLSSDSNTLDGLNLHASLIDELHAIEDKNLYDVIVDGMTAREQPISIITTTAGTVREGIFDIKYEECERIINGYDDPEGYQDERVLPIIYELDKREEWTDSACWKKANPGLGTIKKLDQLETKVNKAKSNPLLVKNLLCKDFNIRETSSEAWLTFEQLNNTATYELAELKPSYGIGGCDLSSTTDLTAAKVIFMLPDDPNIYVKSMYWLPEDLLQKRTEEDKVPYDIWKEMELLRTTPGNTVHPRFVTEWFLEMRDVHGVYLPWIGYDAWSANYWVEEMEGHFGKEAMIKVFQGKKTLSSPMKLLGADLEKKIVNYNNNQIDKWCLSNTAIEIDKNLNIQPTKLANQRKRIDGTAALLNAYVVLQEKKNDYMNLI from the coding sequence ATGATAACTTATCCATTAGATTATAATCCGATAATTGAGTATTATAATAAAATTGAATCTGGTGAAGAAGTTGTAAGTCTAAAAGTAAGAAAAGTTTATCAAAACCTAATCAATATAATGAATGATGAAAATAGCATATGGGAATATGATGCTAGGAAAGCCAATCATGCTATTGAGTTTGTAGAGAATTTTTGCAAACACAGTCAAGGTACAAATAATCCATTTATTATGGAATTATGGCAAAAGGCAATGACATCGGCTTTATTTGGATTTGTACATAAGATTGATGGTACTCGAAAACATAGGGAATTTATTTTAATTGTCGCTAGAAAAAACGGAAAATCAGCGTGGGGATCTGCAATTGCTTTATACATGATGGTTGCTGATGGAGAATCAGGCCCACAAATCGTTTCTGCAGCCACAAAGAAAGACCAAGCAAAGATTATTTGGTCAGAGGCAAAGCGAATGGTTAAGAAGTCTCCTGTACTCAGGAAGAGGATAAAAACACTTGTTGGAGAGATTGCTTCTGAATTCAATGAGGGAACATTTAAACCACTTAGTAGTGACAGTAACACTCTTGACGGACTTAATTTACATGCCAGTTTGATCGATGAACTGCACGCAATTGAGGATAAAAACCTTTACGATGTAATAGTCGATGGGATGACGGCAAGGGAACAGCCTATATCTATTATTACAACTACTGCTGGTACTGTTCGAGAAGGTATATTTGATATTAAATACGAAGAGTGCGAGAGAATAATCAATGGATATGATGATCCTGAAGGATATCAAGATGAGCGTGTATTACCAATCATTTATGAATTAGATAAGCGTGAAGAATGGACAGATTCAGCATGTTGGAAAAAAGCAAATCCAGGACTTGGAACCATTAAGAAATTAGATCAACTTGAAACTAAAGTCAATAAAGCCAAATCTAACCCATTATTAGTGAAGAACTTATTATGTAAAGACTTCAATATAAGAGAGACTTCAAGTGAGGCTTGGTTAACGTTTGAACAATTGAATAATACTGCTACATACGAATTAGCGGAACTTAAACCTTCCTATGGAATAGGTGGTTGTGATCTTTCATCTACAACTGACCTTACTGCAGCGAAGGTTATTTTTATGCTTCCAGATGATCCGAATATTTATGTTAAGTCAATGTATTGGTTACCTGAAGATCTCTTACAAAAACGAACTGAAGAGGATAAAGTACCTTATGATATTTGGAAGGAAATGGAGCTACTGAGAACTACTCCTGGCAATACAGTTCACCCTCGATTTGTAACAGAATGGTTCCTTGAAATGAGAGATGTTCATGGAGTTTACCTTCCGTGGATAGGTTATGATGCTTGGTCAGCTAATTATTGGGTTGAGGAAATGGAAGGTCACTTCGGCAAGGAAGCAATGATTAAAGTATTCCAAGGTAAGAAGACACTTTCAAGTCCAATGAAGTTATTGGGTGCAGACTTAGAGAAGAAAATTGTTAATTACAATAACAATCAAATTGATAAATGGTGTTTGAGTAATACTGCTATTGAAATTGACAAGAACCTCAATATTCAGCCTACAAAGTTAGCAAACCAAAGGAAGCGTATAGATGGTACTGCTGCATTATTAAATGCCTATGTAGTACTCCAAGAGAAGAAGAATGATTACATGAATCTGATCTAA
- a CDS encoding copper amine oxidase yields the protein MKFRKSYLAIPLSLTLLASAGGAVSAHNLEPSNPSVETPSSDLRSSLGHLLSEHAYLAAEAMRKGAEGAKDFDAAANALNDNTTDLTAAIESVYGTDAGQQFNEMWTNHIGFFVDYVKASGSNDQAAKDEALSKLDNYRSDFSKFLETATGERLESSSLADGLQMHVNQLVGAFDSYVKGDYEKAYQYERESIHHMHMVAKGLSSAISDQFPEKFHETMAVTPAADLRAHLDHLLTEHASLAVTAMQNGIDGSEDFEASAGALAANTKDLAAAISSVYGDEAGKQFENMWSEHIGFFVEYVKATEAGDEAKKEEALKNLDSYRGEFSKFLETATDGRLKSGALADGLQMHVNQLVGSFDSYAAGDYEKAYEQAREAYAHMLNPAKGLSGSIVDQFPEKFAINMPAEMPKTGMGGTAEREMPFEMLLAGLFAAAGITAMAVRRKVEKN from the coding sequence ATGAAATTCCGCAAATCCTATCTGGCAATTCCGCTTAGTTTAACTCTATTGGCTTCTGCAGGAGGTGCAGTCTCGGCACATAATCTTGAGCCTTCGAACCCTTCCGTAGAGACACCGTCATCAGACTTGCGCTCCTCATTAGGCCATTTGCTTAGTGAACATGCCTACCTTGCAGCAGAGGCGATGCGAAAGGGGGCTGAGGGTGCGAAGGATTTTGACGCAGCTGCAAATGCATTGAATGATAATACAACAGATTTAACGGCAGCAATTGAATCGGTCTATGGCACAGATGCTGGACAGCAGTTTAATGAAATGTGGACAAACCATATTGGATTCTTTGTAGATTATGTGAAAGCGTCTGGAAGTAATGACCAGGCTGCCAAAGATGAAGCTTTAAGCAAGCTCGATAATTACAGAAGTGACTTTTCGAAGTTTCTGGAAACGGCCACTGGTGAAAGGCTGGAATCATCTTCCCTTGCTGATGGACTGCAAATGCATGTGAATCAGCTTGTCGGTGCGTTCGACAGCTATGTTAAGGGTGACTATGAGAAAGCCTACCAATATGAACGAGAATCCATACATCATATGCACATGGTAGCGAAAGGCCTGTCCAGTGCCATCAGCGACCAGTTTCCGGAAAAGTTTCATGAAACAATGGCTGTTACCCCTGCGGCTGATCTAAGAGCACATCTTGATCATCTGCTGACAGAACATGCCAGTTTAGCAGTAACGGCTATGCAAAATGGCATTGATGGATCAGAAGATTTCGAAGCTTCTGCGGGGGCACTTGCTGCCAATACGAAAGATCTTGCAGCTGCAATATCGTCTGTTTATGGGGATGAAGCCGGCAAGCAGTTTGAGAATATGTGGTCAGAGCATATCGGATTTTTTGTAGAATATGTGAAGGCAACAGAAGCAGGTGATGAAGCAAAGAAGGAGGAGGCATTAAAGAATCTGGACAGTTACCGCGGTGAATTTTCAAAATTCCTGGAAACTGCGACGGACGGAAGATTGAAATCTGGTGCACTGGCAGATGGCTTACAAATGCATGTAAATCAGCTTGTAGGATCATTTGACAGTTATGCAGCAGGTGACTACGAAAAGGCATATGAACAAGCAAGGGAAGCTTACGCACATATGCTGAATCCTGCTAAAGGCCTTTCCGGCTCCATTGTTGACCAGTTTCCTGAAAAGTTTGCCATTAACATGCCGGCTGAAATGCCGAAAACAGGCATGGGAGGTACGGCTGAAAGGGAGATGCCATTTGAAATGCTCCTTGCAGGATTATTTGCTGCAGCAGGTATAACGGCAATGGCAGTAAGAAGAAAAGTGGAAAAAAATTAA
- a CDS encoding helix-turn-helix domain-containing protein, with protein MIGLEFICKVFDIQYKEVAEKIGVSNQTVTDWIKGKTSRIPEKRLNDLQTNIPEFSNINKELFSKEISASDKQTITTIYLIQETMRQIEESMSRKYIKGLDEANKLNQLSKDGLVASINLKSLMLISEHLIDNREFMNELDELIFKYKPSLKEHLRK; from the coding sequence ATGATCGGATTAGAATTTATTTGTAAAGTATTCGATATTCAGTATAAGGAGGTCGCAGAGAAAATAGGAGTCAGTAATCAAACTGTTACCGACTGGATTAAGGGAAAAACATCAAGAATTCCGGAGAAAAGACTCAATGATCTACAAACTAATATTCCTGAATTCAGCAACATTAATAAAGAATTATTTTCAAAAGAAATTTCGGCTAGTGATAAACAAACAATAACAACTATCTATCTTATCCAAGAGACAATGAGACAAATTGAAGAATCTATGAGTAGGAAATATATCAAGGGTCTTGATGAGGCAAATAAGCTTAATCAACTTTCAAAAGATGGATTAGTAGCTAGTATAAATTTGAAATCATTAATGTTGATATCAGAACACCTAATTGATAATAGGGAATTTATGAATGAATTAGACGAGTTAATTTTTAAATACAAGCCTTCACTGAAGGAGCATTTAAGAAAATAA
- a CDS encoding class F sortase has protein sequence MKQPLIAALLGAALLLTGCAEKGKPEGTDVTAQAVEEAAAIQPSQQAKTQESIDIIKDERTGVIPAVIEIPSIGVKAPVEEVGLLGDGEMDVPAGFDTTGWYGAGFMPGEPGNAVIAGHVDSKKGPAVFFDLKKLKPGDEVIVKGNTKEQKVFEVVDVQAYPRLNAPLKKIFGYTSRSALNLITCTGVYDPESTQHSKRLVVYTQLKQ, from the coding sequence ATGAAACAGCCATTAATAGCTGCTTTACTTGGGGCGGCCTTACTATTAACGGGCTGTGCCGAAAAAGGCAAGCCGGAAGGAACAGACGTTACTGCACAAGCTGTTGAGGAGGCTGCTGCAATTCAGCCTTCTCAACAAGCTAAAACACAAGAAAGTATAGATATTATCAAGGACGAAAGAACAGGAGTGATCCCTGCTGTAATTGAAATTCCTTCAATAGGGGTTAAAGCCCCAGTTGAGGAAGTGGGTCTTCTCGGTGATGGGGAGATGGATGTGCCTGCTGGTTTTGATACAACTGGATGGTATGGTGCTGGCTTTATGCCGGGAGAACCTGGGAATGCGGTAATAGCCGGTCATGTTGACAGCAAAAAAGGTCCCGCAGTCTTCTTCGATTTAAAAAAACTGAAGCCTGGTGATGAGGTGATCGTGAAAGGAAATACTAAGGAGCAAAAGGTATTCGAAGTGGTTGATGTCCAGGCATATCCCAGATTAAATGCACCCTTAAAAAAGATTTTTGGCTATACCAGCCGAAGTGCTCTAAATTTAATTACCTGTACAGGCGTTTATGATCCTGAAAGCACCCAGCATTCAAAGAGGCTTGTAGTTTATACTCAATTAAAGCAATAA
- a CDS encoding RNA polymerase sigma factor yields MSEIKDAELYRGILQKDSQALEKLYDRYEKLLYSFIYKMTQDPQLSEEIIQEVFMKLWRKHSSYSEDKGKFSSWLLTLTRNTALDVMRKQKPHESLEFKENDSISIDSKNPENIAEWKEQGNLVKRAVAKLKGDQQKMIDLFYYKGLTHQKISEQTELPLGTVKGRLRLALKHLRTHLEKEGGESND; encoded by the coding sequence ATGTCCGAAATTAAGGATGCAGAACTGTATAGAGGTATTTTGCAAAAAGACAGCCAAGCTCTTGAAAAGCTGTACGACCGCTACGAAAAGCTGCTGTATTCATTTATCTATAAAATGACCCAGGATCCGCAACTTTCAGAAGAGATTATACAGGAAGTGTTCATGAAATTATGGAGAAAGCACTCCAGTTATTCGGAGGATAAAGGCAAATTCTCCTCCTGGCTTCTGACATTGACAAGAAACACGGCTTTGGATGTTATGAGAAAACAAAAACCGCATGAATCATTGGAGTTTAAGGAAAATGACAGCATATCTATTGACTCAAAAAACCCTGAGAATATTGCGGAATGGAAAGAACAGGGGAATTTGGTTAAGAGAGCTGTTGCAAAGTTAAAGGGTGACCAGCAAAAAATGATTGATCTGTTCTATTATAAAGGATTAACACATCAGAAAATTTCAGAGCAGACCGAGTTGCCTCTCGGTACAGTAAAAGGAAGGCTGCGGCTGGCTTTGAAGCATTTAAGGACCCATTTGGAAAAGGAAGGAGGGGAGAGCAATGACTGA
- a CDS encoding Bax inhibitor-1/YccA family protein: MYVQHTANNSYLPSVLRAFALSLGIAFTGTMAGVFIPPALFLPLMLLELGMLLFAFLLRRKKAIGYTFLYVFTFISGMTTYPIVAHYLAAIGPNPVLTALATTTVVFTGLAVYASTTKRDLSFLGGMLMAALLALIAIGIFSLIWPLSSNAMLAFSFIGVLVFSGYVLFDFNRMKQYGVSPEEVPLMALNLYLDFINLFINILRIFGILGSRD; encoded by the coding sequence ATGTATGTACAGCATACCGCAAATAACAGTTATTTACCCTCTGTTTTACGGGCGTTTGCCTTATCATTGGGGATTGCATTTACCGGAACGATGGCGGGTGTTTTCATCCCTCCAGCCCTGTTTTTGCCGCTGATGCTTCTTGAACTCGGAATGCTGCTTTTCGCTTTCCTGCTCCGCCGTAAAAAAGCTATTGGGTATACATTCCTTTATGTATTTACATTTATTTCAGGGATGACGACCTACCCGATTGTTGCCCACTACCTGGCTGCTATTGGACCCAACCCTGTTTTAACAGCACTTGCGACGACAACGGTTGTGTTCACAGGCTTAGCCGTATATGCTTCGACAACGAAACGGGACTTATCTTTCCTTGGCGGCATGCTGATGGCGGCATTGCTCGCTCTTATTGCGATTGGAATTTTCAGCCTCATCTGGCCATTAAGCTCTAATGCTATGCTCGCGTTCTCCTTCATCGGAGTGCTCGTGTTCAGCGGATATGTGCTATTCGACTTCAACCGCATGAAGCAGTATGGAGTGTCACCGGAAGAAGTGCCTTTGATGGCTCTTAACCTATATCTTGATTTCATCAACCTGTTCATTAATATCCTTCGCATTTTTGGAATATTGGGGAGCCGGGACTAA
- a CDS encoding phage antirepressor KilAC domain-containing protein, which translates to MNNLQIIERSNQRVLTTQQLAEAYGTNARRISENFNNNSSRYTEGKHFILLINDDLKVFKYEYDNSVVAKTASSLYLWTEKGAWLHAKSLNTNQAWDAYEMLVDDYYTIKTQQLGIVDKYLSLNEEDRAIAYFTELKEKRMIKEQLLIAMPKVEKYEQFINSDGLLDMKSLAKIVGWGRNTLFAFMRENKLLMKDNTPYQQYVNRGYFKLKAKSTPIGVKHVTLVTPKGADYIAGLINKAS; encoded by the coding sequence ATGAACAATTTACAAATTATTGAAAGAAGTAATCAAAGAGTATTGACTACTCAGCAGTTAGCTGAAGCTTATGGAACTAACGCAAGACGTATTTCTGAAAACTTTAACAATAACTCATCTAGATACACTGAAGGTAAACACTTTATTTTATTAATAAATGATGATTTAAAGGTATTTAAGTACGAGTACGATAATTCCGTAGTAGCCAAAACAGCCAGTTCTTTATATCTTTGGACTGAAAAAGGAGCTTGGTTACATGCGAAGTCTCTAAATACTAATCAAGCATGGGATGCTTACGAAATGCTTGTTGATGATTATTACACTATAAAGACACAACAACTAGGGATTGTAGATAAATACCTCTCATTGAATGAAGAAGACAGAGCAATAGCATATTTCACTGAGTTGAAAGAAAAAAGGATGATAAAGGAGCAACTATTAATTGCTATGCCAAAAGTGGAGAAGTATGAACAATTCATAAATTCGGATGGATTACTGGACATGAAGAGTCTTGCGAAAATTGTAGGATGGGGAAGGAATACATTATTTGCATTTATGCGTGAGAATAAATTACTGATGAAAGATAATACGCCTTATCAGCAGTATGTCAATCGTGGATATTTTAAACTAAAAGCAAAATCAACACCAATAGGTGTCAAACATGTGACATTAGTAACTCCAAAAGGTGCTGATTACATAGCTGGTTTAATTAATAAAGCTTCATAA
- the mscL gene encoding large conductance mechanosensitive channel protein MscL, whose amino-acid sequence MWNEFKKFALKGNVLDLAVGVVIGAAFGKIVSSLVDDIIMPLVGLLMGGVDFTELMVKVGGAQVKYGLFIQNVVDFFIVAFSIFVFIRIINNRFKKKEEAAPEPAVDKNVELLTEIRDLLKNK is encoded by the coding sequence ATGTGGAATGAGTTTAAAAAATTCGCCCTAAAGGGAAATGTCCTGGATTTGGCGGTTGGGGTTGTAATCGGAGCTGCCTTCGGAAAGATTGTATCTTCCCTTGTAGATGATATCATAATGCCGCTGGTCGGATTGCTGATGGGCGGAGTTGACTTTACCGAACTGATGGTTAAGGTCGGCGGAGCACAAGTGAAATACGGTTTATTCATACAGAATGTGGTGGATTTCTTCATCGTGGCATTCTCCATTTTCGTCTTTATCAGGATTATCAACAATCGTTTTAAAAAGAAAGAAGAAGCAGCACCTGAACCAGCTGTGGATAAAAACGTTGAGCTTTTAACTGAAATAAGAGACCTATTAAAAAATAAATAA
- a CDS encoding HK97 family phage prohead protease, which translates to MEQTEKRELVTDGIEVREAEDGKRTISGYAVKWEMKSHAMGYFRRFKEQFKKGSFTETLTQDDQRALWSHDTSKVLGRTKNGSLRLFEDEVGLRFELDLPNTSLGNDTFESIKRGDVDGVSFGFNMQKEEWDESDPDNVIRSVTKAKLLEISPVAFPAYPDSQVSARSHDPYKEYIEEKNQMELRKKLILKTYL; encoded by the coding sequence ATGGAACAGACGGAGAAAAGGGAACTGGTAACTGACGGCATTGAGGTTAGAGAAGCAGAAGATGGTAAAAGAACAATCTCTGGCTATGCTGTTAAATGGGAAATGAAATCTCATGCAATGGGGTATTTTAGACGATTCAAGGAACAGTTTAAAAAAGGTTCATTTACTGAAACTTTAACACAAGATGACCAAAGAGCATTATGGAGTCATGATACTTCGAAGGTGCTGGGAAGAACTAAAAATGGTTCTCTAAGATTATTTGAAGATGAAGTTGGACTTCGGTTTGAGCTTGATTTGCCTAATACTTCATTAGGTAATGACACCTTTGAAAGCATTAAGCGCGGAGATGTCGATGGGGTTAGTTTTGGATTCAATATGCAAAAGGAAGAATGGGATGAATCCGATCCCGACAATGTGATTAGGAGTGTAACAAAGGCAAAATTATTAGAGATTAGTCCGGTTGCATTTCCAGCATATCCAGATTCACAGGTTTCTGCAAGAAGCCATGATCCATACAAGGAATACATAGAAGAAAAGAATCAAATGGAATTAAGGAAAAAACTTATTTTAAAAACATACCTATAA
- the queF gene encoding preQ(1) synthase has protein sequence MSGRKDEELTDITLLGNQGTKYLFEYAPEILEAFDNKHPNRDYFVKFNCPEFTSLCPKTGQPDFATIYISYIPDQKMVESKSLKLYLFSFRNHGDFHEDCMNIIMNDLIELMDPRYIEVWGKFTPRGGISIDPYCNYGKPGTKYEKMADYRLMNHDLYPETIDNR, from the coding sequence ATGTCAGGAAGAAAAGATGAGGAATTAACGGATATTACATTGTTGGGAAATCAGGGTACTAAATATCTTTTTGAATATGCTCCTGAGATTCTGGAGGCTTTTGATAATAAGCATCCAAACCGCGATTATTTTGTAAAGTTTAATTGTCCTGAGTTTACGAGCCTTTGCCCAAAAACAGGCCAGCCGGATTTTGCGACCATCTATATCAGCTATATTCCGGATCAAAAGATGGTAGAGAGCAAGTCATTGAAGCTATATCTTTTCAGCTTCAGAAATCATGGCGATTTCCATGAGGACTGCATGAATATCATTATGAATGATCTTATCGAATTAATGGATCCCCGCTATATTGAGGTTTGGGGCAAATTTACACCACGTGGCGGAATCTCCATCGATCCGTATTGCAACTACGGAAAGCCGGGGACGAAATATGAAAAAATGGCCGATTACCGCTTGATGAACCATGATCTATATCCGGAGACAATTGACAATCGCTAA
- a CDS encoding anti-sigma factor produces MTENYCDGLIDYFNGHMNEEEKRKFEEHLDNCPECKEELKEWESLIDVLPYRSEPALPPAGMKDRVMANILEEGAHQSQAEINKKKRPGILVPAMAAALFLSLAGNLYLLNNQDQAVLPKKQETIDRVLSYVPLEPVEGEAQGTASIVKNGNQLSIVIQASQLQDLQNEEVYQVWLIENEQPERAGTFVSTGNGEGAVVFQLNAEENINWDTVAITLEPDETSQTPKGSMVLASQLAPNN; encoded by the coding sequence ATGACTGAGAATTACTGTGATGGATTAATCGATTATTTCAATGGCCATATGAATGAAGAAGAGAAAAGAAAGTTTGAAGAACATCTGGATAATTGTCCGGAATGTAAAGAAGAACTGAAAGAATGGGAGTCGCTGATTGATGTCCTTCCTTATAGATCGGAACCTGCCCTCCCTCCAGCCGGCATGAAAGATCGGGTGATGGCCAATATTTTGGAAGAAGGGGCTCATCAAAGCCAAGCTGAAATTAACAAAAAGAAAAGGCCGGGAATATTAGTGCCAGCTATGGCAGCAGCCCTGTTTTTGTCACTTGCAGGAAATCTTTATTTACTGAACAATCAAGATCAGGCAGTTTTGCCAAAGAAGCAGGAGACAATTGATAGGGTGTTAAGCTATGTCCCGCTCGAGCCTGTAGAAGGCGAAGCCCAGGGAACCGCATCCATTGTGAAAAATGGCAATCAGCTTAGCATTGTAATTCAGGCTTCACAGCTGCAGGATCTGCAAAACGAAGAAGTTTATCAGGTTTGGCTGATTGAAAATGAGCAGCCTGAGAGGGCGGGGACCTTTGTTTCCACCGGAAATGGAGAAGGGGCGGTTGTTTTTCAGCTGAATGCCGAAGAAAATATTAATTGGGATACAGTAGCAATTACACTTGAGCCGGATGAAACCAGCCAAACACCTAAAGGTTCAATGGTGCTAGCCTCACAATTAGCCCCGAATAATTAA